CAGAAAAAGGGGGGAGAACCCAattcgaggagagagagaggaaaggaagcgaacaCAGGAAGTGAAagcaggaaaacgaaaatcgttggagaggaaggaaaagcagaacgAGGAGTGGACAAGACAAGtaagaagaggaaagagtgAAAGTGTCTGTTGTCAACGCGTTTGTTTGCGCTCCACATCAAACTCGACCTGAGAAACGCagcgcctttcctctcgattTCTTTCGACTGAGGGCATTCACTGTTTTCTGCGGAAGCTGCCAAGTTCTCCTTCGCAGTCCCTTTCTCGCTTGTGTTCTTCCCCTTgtgcttctcgttcttcgtcttccttctctccttcttctgacGACCGTTCCGCTCCCCTTGcatgctctctcttctttcgcctttcttttctcgcgtccttctccgcctcgtTCTGCTCTGGTCTTTCTCGGTtttctcgcatgcagttctcaCCGATTTCGTGTGCAAGTTTCGctcccttctcgcccttGAACGTGCTGTGtgcctgttctctctcttgctgcgTGACGCGGCTGTAGTCGAGAAAGCGCAGTTTCGGGAGATGGAAAATCACAAACAGTCGGTAGTACGCGCGTTCGCGAACACCGTTGTCGATGAGGGACAGGCGCTCCAGATTCTTGGCTGcaacaaacgaagaaacggaggaagaagaccacggagaaaatggagaaaacggagaaagaagaggaaggagaagaaagaagacggagaaagaagaaaggcaggcagcaaagaagaaaaggacgccaagaacacacagagagaaaaagcaacgtacagagaagacgagaaaggaggcaagagaaaagagacgagcatatgacgaaaagagacaagtggagcaacagaaaaagaaagaaacggcCCTGAATATGAAGACAATGTCGCTTTTGTTACCttggaaaagaggaagaagatccGAGAGAACGTCCAGCTGTCAGCCGACACACAAGCAAACAGGCGTCCATGTGAGAGGTAACACCGGGGCGACGGCCATCTCACATACACGCGGATCTCCAAGACTGCACACTGGTATGCGTCTAGCAGGATTccagacgcagaaacacCCGGCTAAGTCACAGTCTGTCTAAAACTGCAGTCTTCCTAAGGTCCCTGTGCCGTTGAAAGTCCTTTTCTTGTCGATTCTTTCTTGTACGAATCTACAGGTGAACAGAAGTCCAGACGCTCCTACACCCACATATAGCACGGATTTATGATTTACAGATGTACGTGTATGCAAGGGTGGGTATGTGAGCATGCGATtacgaaaaaaacagatcCACGCAGACATAGCGAAGCTTGTGTTTCCATGCACAAACGTGAATACGTCTAGACcaacatgcatgcgcatgcgtaTGAGGCGCGCCCCTGGTGCGTTTTCTGCCTACTTTGTTGTTTGTGAGGATGAGAGAGGTGAGTCCGGGGAGACTCGCAATTGCCTCGGGGTCGATGCGAGAGATTCGATTGTTGCACAAAATCTATCGACAAGCAAGCACAAACGAGCATCAGAGCACCATGAAGAACTGGAATCCCAGAGGAACGGAGACTGCACATGCGAAGGAAAACCGCcagcgaaaaacgaggaccgcgaaaggaagaaaacgcagcagACGCGTCCATGCAAGAAACCGGAAGTAACAGGAGAGCTCAGCTGTGCAGGCGAACGCAGCCACGATGGCATGTCCATGAGAGCACATCCATCTATGCGAACacaaagacacagacgcatgcattcacACCTACAGAGTTACACTGATAAAGAGATGAAAACGGAAACAAAGCAGACCACACATGAATACCAACaagaacacacacacacacagagctACATaaagatatacatatataaatatatataaatatacataaaaaatatatataaatatatatgtaagaCTCATgcacacatgtatacatgccAGAGGCGTATGTGCGTAGACGTGAAGATTGCTTGATTTGTGCGTTCTCACCAGACTTTTGAGGCGCGGAAGCGGGGGGAAGTTTTCGAGTTTCAGAAGTTCGTTGTCTGTGAAGTCGATGCATTCGAAGTGATCCTGCGTCACGCCCAAGTTTTCAATCGCGGGGATTTTGCAGcctgaacagagagagacgcgagaaagtTCTCAGGCTAAAGGTTGTCCTTCCAAAGAGACAGCGCCGCCGCTGTCGATCCCTGCGTCTCCGCACAGCGCTTCAGAGGCgtgaggagggagaaagggagacgcatcagaaggaagcagcgagtCTGTTCCTATGTCCACACTCACCTCGAAGAGATAAAGTCCAGTCGCGCGCGGGGTTGACGTACTGGTGAGACTGCAGAATCAACTCGACCGTCAGCCGCATCTTTGCGAAgttgcagaagagaaacagaaaaggcgGCCAGGCAGACAGcaaggggaggagaaggttagagcgaggagacaactCGAACGTGAGACGGTGCCGCCTCTTGCCCTGCGGAAGAGAGCGTCCGAGTCTCGAGGACGCGAAGGAACAGAGCTCGCTCaaacggcgagagaagaagcagtccTGCCGCTCTCCGACGGCCGTTTaacacggagaaaagagaggaagtcCTTTACAGAAGAAACATCGACGTCCTCGGATcgactcgagagaagaaagacggagaaacggGAGGCCTTCGGCGAAATCGAGGTGAAGTGCAGAGGGCGAACAAATCGAGGATTTACCAAAGGGTGGAGGAAAGGGAGGAcgggaagagacgagagaaagacgaaccAGACCGGAGgtcaaaaaaacaaaagggGGTCGCCTGACGCAGACGGCAAGTGACGGAACTGTGAGAGGCACTGAGAACGGCAAGCGACAGACACTTTgcacggagacagcgaaattCCGAGTTCAAAAAATcgggaaacgaggagagatATCCAGAAAACAGAACAGGTCTACAAAGCAGTTGGCATGTGGTATTCTTGGGGAGTACTATGTTCATCTTCATCCGAGACGAGATGTCCCTCCCTCGCCGCTaaaggcagacgcagagatTATCAAGAACCTGTTCCCGCACCAAcggcttcctccttttttctaCGCAGCGCCTCCCCAGCAAGAACTTCGAGCCTCTCGGCGGAGCGCGAGGGAATGACGCAGCGACACCCGCAGAGAAAGGATTTTTCGGCAAAGAGTCTCTCCGAAGTGTCAACAAAAAAACCGGGCGGCGGGCTCCGTTAAGGAGCCCCAACTGAGAGAAAAGTCAACGTAGATGAGAAGAATCAAAGACGGAAGCTTCTCTACACAGAGGACGAGGCACTCGCCACAtgcaggcagaagaaaaaggcgaatGTGACCGTTGGAGTCTGAAATTTTTCGCGCAAAAACAAACGTCGCAGACAACGCGCAGTGGGTAGAAGCAGGAAGATCCGGCGAATCGGACCTAGGCAGAGAGCTGTTGCATCACCGGGAGAGAGTggggaaaggaaaggaaggcaaagacaggaaagagaaaactcgaACGAAGAACAGCACACTGGAGGACGCTcggcgtcttttctctgaaaACGATTACTTTGTCATTTCGGTctgaaaacgcatgcagccgcacGCCGCTGTTCTCTCGTCGACGAAAGTGAGGGTGCTTCTTGCTGGGAGCCAAAACGGGCAATTTATTGTGGGAGTGTCTGTGCAGCTGTTCTGCTCTCTGGTAccgaagggagaaaagggaaaaaaagcaaagaaacgaTCCCACGGGGGACGATGCATGCTCGGTCTCTACAGAACATTCACAGCAGCGTCGTCTCAGCGGAAAGTCGCAGGAATGTTTGTGGAGCTGCAAAAAGAGGCGTACCAGAGCGTGcgtgtctttttctggatTTGCCGTCTTTCTTGACAGGTCAAACAGCGAACACGGACTGTACGGGATCCTCAGAAACAAatcccttctctctggggGAAGGGTCCAGTTCGTCACAGCAGATTCCCTGGGCCGGCAGCCTACAACACACACGAAAAAGTGCGAAGCAGGGTCGTCTCCAGAGTGAAGCGTAAACTGATGTGCTATGTGCTTCGTCGGTCACCAGGatgcaaaagaaaaaagcgtACAAAACGGCGGGAATCATGCAAGAGGAGAACCAAGGGGGGgaactccccagaaaaatAAAATAATCCAGTCTCAGAAACGACCACTCCCAGGACGATGGTGCTTATCATACGAGCATCTGAggagtcgttttctctcactGCCATTGGAGGAGTGCGAAACAGGACAGGAAGCTGAAGCGAGACTCTGGGCAGTGGCAGTATTACGCGTGCGAGAGGCTTCTGTTTCGTTCGGGTAACtaagaaaaagaagacttCTCAACTCTGACCACGTTCCTATCGGGTGTGCGCGACGCTTAAAAATCCAGTGCTGAAAATGAATATGATATTTGCACCGCCTGCATGAAAACGTTAGCCTCTCAAGTATGCGCTAAGAACCTCAATGCTTCATGCACTAAACATGGTGGTCATGTAAAGCACAATTTCGATCCGGTAAAAAAACACCTTGCAGCTACAACCTggtagtccaactcgtaaCGTGGACTCAGAAAAagcttcgtctgcttctaATCGCGTAAGGCGACTTTTGGCTTGCAACCTCGACGAAAAGCATGTTGCCAAGACCTCATGTAGCCTTGGTGTGGTAGTTTGTTTGAACGAACTTGAACAACAAGTTGTTTTTTATCGAAAAACCGTTTTCCGGAGGCCTGTGCCCAGCCCACAACGGGGAAGCACACTGGCTGCCACAAAAAAAACGTAGGGGCAGTATTTGGCCCTTCTACTCAATCGCGGTCTGAGAGACAACGAAATCAGACACAGGTGATTCTCCGACGGTAGCTGGTTGCCATTGAAAAGAATCGCTTTTTCTGCCCACAGACAGCGCCGGACTGATGCGGAAACTGTGTAGAAATCCACAATCGGCAAAACgaggaacagaaaacagaaactgcAAACACAACAATCATTACGGATCTGCTCAGTGGGTAATATACACTTGCCGATTCCCCCTGCTGCATCGACAGACGAACGCAAGATTGCCTTTCCACCATCGCTCAATAGGGGAATATGGCAAAAACCGGGTTGAGGTGCTTCTGCAGCACAGTACGTGGGAAAGACAGTCTAGAAACGCCGCAACGCAGCACGCAAAGCTGGCCACAAAACTGAAATTCCCGTGTCAGGTTGTGTTGGTATAACCAGAACAACTGCGAGACCCCGGTGCATTGCTTATTCATCtcaacaaagaaaaaacactcCTTGAGCCCGCAGGACCTTTGCAGGGCTTCACCAAAGGACAAAATCACCCAAAGTCAGGCAAACGATCAATGAAAACTAGAGGAGTCCAGCATCCACAAGGTTACcagcggaaagaagaaaaagctgTCAATCCCGACAGTTTCTTGAGAGTTTCCCAAACACGTTCGGATGTCTGAAGGGgcccagtgcatgcgccgctgTATGACTGGCGCCAAGAAATATGGAGTCTTTCCGGTGTCCTCTCTTCATGTGTGTTGCATCCGAAACTCAAGATTGGACATGGAGGGGATAAAGCATGTCCAGCAAGCATGCTTGGACGGACAATGCAAGCTACCGTATTTTCTAGAAACAGGGCGCATGGGGACTGTGTATGAGAAGGTCTGCCACTTAGCGCCCAACAAAATCTCGTCATCAAATGTGCACTGATGAGAGTGCCAGCAAAATCGTTCCTATGCTAGCAAAGCCGGTCGTGGAACGGCTCGCGGTGTTGACCCCCAATATGAAGGTTGCCCACTTGTGCGTGCGCTTGTCTTGCACTCGGAAACAGAAATAAGGGCTTGTTCCTGGCTCAATGTAGTTCTTAGCAGGGAACTGGAAGAAGTACATCGGGCCAACGGCATTCCAGAGGCCAAATGTGTAAGGGAGGACGGGGAACAGTTCATGCCACGTTACCGTTCGGCTAGCATCGCAGTCTGACATTTCCTCATTCGGCAGGTAGGCGTCGGAAAATAACGTACTGGGGTCTAAGATGTGGGCCTCACTCTGGGTCTTAATCAAGAGCACAGAAGACGGCGTCATGGTGAAGTTGTACAGCAGGTACGTGGACATGGTGTCAGGCAAAACCACTTCTCGGTTATACTTGGGCATACCCTCGCCGCTTAATTGACGGAAATGCATACCCTCCCTTATTCGCAGGAAGTCCATCTCAGTGTTCAGCTCCAAGGCATGTTCTGCACTTGTGGAAGCGAAGCCGAGGCTGTCAGTGAATTGCCATGCTTGCTCACTCGGGAAGACAAGCATACTCAAAATAGATGCTGTGCTGCATAAAGTTGCAAAACCCGGGCTCCTCCTGTCAAAACGAGAAGCGATCCTCCTTCCCGACATTATTgcattcgtctctctcgttggTCATGCAAAAATTCAACGGTGAAACTCTCGCCTTGCTGGACGCCCCTTCGCGCAGCCTCTCACTCTCGGTTGTGAGTCCGTGCCAGTGAATCAAGAGTATGGAAAGGGCAACAGATGAGGGACTTCTCCGAACTCCCACTCTACGGGCAGGGAAATCACCGAAGAACAAAGTCACTTGGCATTTTCCGGACGCTCAGTCGAAAAGCTACAACAACGGGGGCACCTCGGGCATGCGTGGGCACAATCGTTAGGCCGGCGCCTGAGGCCATTAATTATTGAGAGAAAATTGGCGAATCGGAAAAAATCGAGGACAACATCGACGCGGTGTCCTacacagaggcgagacgaaggTGTTGCCCTTGTTTAAATCTGCACTGAACAGACAAACCGTCGCAGAAGTGGGCTCAAGAAGGGAACTTTACCTCTCAAGAGACCTCCAACGACAGCACACTTCGAGCTAACTGATGCCCCCCTCCTGTCGTTCACGCGGTGATTAAGAGACACGGCTAGTTGTTCTTGGAAGCCACCGGATGATGCTACGGGTGCCGGAGAAACCGTCCACGCAGTGGGGGTTCTGAGAAGAGTGTCCTCCGCAGCGATGTGCCGATCCCGTCGACTTAACAGTGtactcctcttcctcgcagaATAGATGCTAGTACTTTCGTGCTGTTGGCCCTGGAGCCTTCACTCTGGAAAGGTCGCTAAATTGAGACACATGCTAGAAGGGATGCGTGTGCACAGGCGTACAAGTCTGCACGAGGGGTTGGGCCGTCTCGTCGTTAAAACCCACCAAGGCACCGCGCTTCTGCAGAAACTTAAAAAGTTAATGATGGACACAGATGTTGGCTCACTAGCAAACAAGCCGTACTCTCTCATCCAGCCGTTCAccggagacacggagaggcGCGTATGGATTTTGCCGGCCGAAACTTGCCACATATGTCTGTCGACACCATCCCCACTCCAAGGACTAAAATATTGGTCTCAGTGGAGACCAGTGATCACAAAAGCCAATGATGTTATTCTGTTTCTATTGGTTTGGTGCAATCCCTCGCGTTCACTGGCGGCACTATC
This Toxoplasma gondii ME49 chromosome VIII, whole genome shotgun sequence DNA region includes the following protein-coding sequences:
- a CDS encoding small nuclear ribonucleoprotein polypeptide A', putative (encoded by transcript TGME49_229210), translated to MRLTVELILQSHQYVNPARDWTLSLRGCKIPAIENLGVTQDHFECIDFTDNELLKLENFPPLPRLKSLILCNNRISRIDPEAIASLPGLTSLILTNNKLDVLSDLLPLFQAKNLERLSLIDNGVRERAYYRLFVIFHLPKLRFLDYSRVTQQEREQAHSTFKGEKGAKLAHEIAPPRKSHAALGVSSVGAAEEKKKTDQSADQIERIKLAIAKATTMEEITRLESALKAGYIPDELLNPEKQNGDEKATDVEMK
- a CDS encoding hypothetical protein (encoded by transcript TGME49_229220~Signal peptide predicted by SignalP 2.0 HMM (probability 0.638) with cleavage site probability 0.187 at residue 51), whose product is MSGRRIASRFDRRSPGFATLCSTASILSMLVFPSEQAWQFTDSLGFASTSAEHALELNTEMDFLRIREGMHFRQLSGEGMPKYNREVVLPDTMSTYLLYNFTMTPSSVLLIKTQSEAHILDPSTLFSDAYLPNEEMSDCDASRTVTWHELFPVLPYTFGLWNAVGPMYFFQFPAKNYIEPGTSPYFCFRVQDKRTHKWATFILGVNTASRSTTGFASIGTILLALSSVHI